From the genome of Streptomyces sp. NBC_01116, one region includes:
- a CDS encoding type II toxin-antitoxin system VapB family antitoxin — MSVTQIDIDDEALERAMALSKARTKKETVNLALRFYAEQQERAARIGRHFERARDWAAVEDAERRHRAEKDGR; from the coding sequence ATGTCAGTGACCCAGATCGACATAGACGATGAAGCCCTGGAGCGGGCGATGGCCCTGTCCAAGGCCCGGACGAAGAAGGAGACGGTCAACCTCGCCCTGCGCTTCTACGCGGAACAGCAGGAGCGTGCGGCGCGGATCGGCCGCCACTTCGAGCGCGCGCGCGACTGGGCCGCGGTCGAGGACGCCGAGCGGCGGCATCGGGCGGAGAAGGACGGCCGGTGA